The following coding sequences lie in one Drosophila sulfurigaster albostrigata strain 15112-1811.04 chromosome 2R, ASM2355843v2, whole genome shotgun sequence genomic window:
- the LOC133838068 gene encoding G protein-coupled receptor kinase 2, giving the protein MELENIVANTVYLKAREGGSDSNKGKSKKWRKILQFPHISQCIHLKDKLDISYGYVIDQQPIGRELFRQFCENKRPVYFRYISFLDQVVKYEIEYIVTRIYIGHDIGRRFLDIEPQLELRNGGDGDGVDGLDAETREELLLNSSNANPTETAETENCNNTTANNCNNINSNSSNHKKLHDTHNHNGDDATAALNGGASDAADHDDEGVKSEGSQQDAEKGGGGGGGGGTSGIGSGSGLGSDELVLDVLNDDLIAQVRNKLNSGGKDLFAHCVKAVKAFLAGEPFREFEHSMYFHRYLQWKWLEAQPITYKTFRMYRVLGKGGFGEVCACQVRATGKMYACKKLEKKRIKKRKGESMVLIEKQILQKINSPFVVNLAYAYETKDALCLVLTIMNGGDLKFHIYNMGGEPGFELERARFYAAEVACGLQHLHKQGIVYRDCKPENILLDDHGHVRISDLGLAVEIPEGDMVRGRVGTVGYMAPEVIDNEKYAFSPDWFSFGCLLYEMIEGQAPFRMRKEKVKREEVDRRVKEDAEKYSSKFSDEAKSMCQQLLAKSIKQRLGCRNGRLGAQDVMAHPFFHSTQLNWRRLEAGMLEPPFVPDPHAVYAKDVLDIEQFSTVKGVNIDESDTNFYTKFNTGSVSISWQNEMMETECFRELNVFGPEECPTPDLLINATPEPDKAGCFPFRRKKKQPARTQPIPIPEHLLVTNHSVSSTTVES; this is encoded by the exons ATGGAATTAGAGAATATTGTGGCCAATACGGTCTACTTGAAAGCAAGAGAAG GTGGTTCGGACAGCAACAAGGGAAAGAGTAAAAAATGGcgcaaaatattacaatttccACACATATCGCAGTGCATCCACCTGAAAGACAAATTAG ACATAAGCTATGGCTACGTGATAGATCAACAGCCCATTGGTCGTGAGCTCTTTCGCCAGTTCTGTGAGAACAAACGGCCCGTCTACTTTCGCTACATCAGTTTTCTGGATCAGGTGGTCAA ATATGAAATCGAGTACATTGTGACTCGCATTTATATTGGCCACGATATTGGGCGACGCTTCTTGGACATTGAGCCGCAGCTGGAGCTGCGCAATggcggcgatggcgatggcgttgATGGCCTCGATGCCGAGACGCGGGAGGAGCTGCtgctcaacagcagcaatgccaATCCAACTGAAACAGCTGAGACTGAAAACTGCAACAATACCACCgccaacaactgcaacaacatcaacagcaacagcagcaatcacaagAAGCTTCACGACACGCACAATCACAATGGCGATGATGCGACGGCGGCGTTAAATGGTGGCGCCAGCGATGCCGCCGACCACGATGACGAAGGTGTCAAGAGCGAGGGTAGCCAACAGGATGCAGAGAAAGGTGGCGGCggaggtggcggtggtggAACATCGGGTATAGGATCAGGATCGGGCTTGGGTTCTGATGAACTCGTGCTGGACGTGCTCAACGATGATCTCATTGCACAGGTGCGCAACAAATTGAACAGCGGCGGCAAGGATCTCTTTGCCCATTGTGTGAAGGCAGTGAAGGCATTTCTCGCCGGCGAACCGTTTCGCGAATTTGAGCACTCGATGTACTTTCATCG TTACTTGCAGTGGAAGTGGCTCGAGGCACAGCCAATCACATACAAAACGTTTCGCATGTACCGAGTCCTCGGCAAGGGAGGCTTCGGTGAGGTCTGCGCCTGTCAG GTGCGAGCCACGGGCAAAATGTACGCGTGCAAAAAGCTGGAGAAAAAGCGCATAAAGAAGCGAAAGGGCGAGTCCATGGTGCTCATCGAAAAGcaaatactgcaaaaaatCAACTCGCCATTTGTTGTCAATCTGGCCTACGCATACGAGACAAAGGATGCCCTCTGCCTGGTCCTCACCATAATGAATG GCGGCGATTTGAAATTTCACATTTACAACATGGGCGGCGAACCGGGCTTTGAGCTGGAACGTGCCAGATTCTATGCAGCCGAAGTTGCGTGTGGACTCCAGCATCTGCATAAACAGGGCATTGTCTACAGAGATTGCAAGCCGGAGAATATACTGCTCGACGATCATGGCCATGTGCGCATCTCTGATCTCGGACTGGCTGTGGAGATACCCGAGGGTGATATGGTGCGCGGTCGCGTAGGGACTGTGG GCTACATGGCACCGGAGGTCAttgataatgaaaaatatgctTTCTCGCCGGACTGGTTTAGCTTTGGCTGTCTGCTCTATGAGATGATCGAAGGTCAGGCGCCGTTCCGCATGCGCAAGGAGAAAGTGAAGCGCGAGGAAGTCGACAGGCGCGTTAAG GAGGATGCCGAAAAGTATTCGAGCAAGTTTAGTGATGAAGCCAAATCAATGTGCCAACAGCTGTTAGCTAAATCGATAAAGCAACGCTTGGGTTGCCGCAACGGACGCCTGGGCGCCCAGGATGTGATGGCGCATCCATTCTTTCACTCCACACAGCTGAACTGGCGACGCTTAGAGGCTGGCATGCTGGAGCCGCCATTTGTGCCAGAC CCGCACGCCGTTTACGCCAAAGATGTACTCGATATTGAACAGTTCTCGACGGTGAAGGGCGTCAATATCGATGAATCGGACACGAATTTCTATACGAAATTCAATACGGGCTCTGTATCGATTTCGTGGCAAAACGAAATGATGGAAACGGAATGCTTTCGCGAGCTGAACGTCTTTGGACCCGAGGAATGCCCCACGCCGGATTTGCTGATTAATGCCACACCGGAACCCGACAAGGCTGGCTGCTTTCCCTTCAGACGCAAG AAGAAGCAACCGGCTCGCACACAGCCCATTCCCATTCCTGAGCACCTGCTAGTCACTAATCACAGCGTGTCATCCACGACGGTCGAGAGCTGA